One window of the Zea mays cultivar B73 chromosome 3, Zm-B73-REFERENCE-NAM-5.0, whole genome shotgun sequence genome contains the following:
- the LOC103650940 gene encoding beta-galactosidase 7 — MTGAGVATVAMVVVAALAAAGRGAGGERGNTTAGRGEVTYDGRALILDGARRMLFSGDMHYPRSTPEMWPDLIAKAKKGGLDVIQTYVFWNAHEPVQGQFNFEGRYDLVKFIREIHAQGLYVSLRIGPFVESEWKYGGLPFWLRGIPNITFRSDNEPFKRHMQKFVTKIVNLMKDERLFYPQGGPIIISQIENEYKLVEAAFHSKGSSYVHWAAAMAVNLQTGVPWMMCKQDDAPDPIINTCNGLICGETFPGPNSPNKPALWTENWTSRYPLYGQDQRYRSAADLAFAVALFIARKKGSFVNYYMYHGGTNFGRVASSYVTTSYYDGAPLDEYGLIWQPTWAHLRELHAAVKQSAETLLWGAYSNHSFGQQQEGHVFATDSGCVAFLVNFDMHKVSTIQFGEGVFQLAPKSISILSQCRDLIFETGKINAQHGLRTAQVVQPLNHAHRWKLFKEPIPAVPSKISHVKNQLCEHLSTTKDETDYLWYLSMYNSRRNENGDLVLNVEAHAHILHAFINNDYVGSVHGSHDKPGNIVLNVSISLREGQNSISLLCVMVGSPDSGAYMERRTFGVRKMSIKRRQQRPHSINIELWKHQVGLYGETNKIYTSEGSSHAEWTAFSKSIHLPLIWYKTTFDAPWGNDPVTLNLTSMGKGEVWINGQSIGRYWVSFKTPSGQSSQSMYHIPRYFLKTGENLLVLMEETGGDPLQITVNTMSITRIYGTVSEFSTPSLLSRENHPAVHLRCEKGKHITDIEFASFGNPVQDCRGSGQSCQGSCHAEISEFVVKNACLGRRKCVLPVWANKFGGDPCPRIEKSLSVAAICG; from the exons ATGACGGGCGCCGGCGTCGCGACGGTGGCCATGGTTGTGGTCGCCGCGTTAGCGGCGGCGGGAAGAGGAGCGGGGGGCGAAAGAGGCAACACGACGGCCGGCCGCGGAGAGGTCACGTACGACGGCAGGGCGCTGATCCTGGACGGCGCCAGGAGGATGCTCTTCTCCGGCGACATGCACTACCCTCGCAGCACGCCTGAG ATGTGGCCGGACCTCATAGCGAAAGCCAAGAAAGGCGGCCTGGATGTCATTCAAACATACGTCTTCTGGAACGCACACGAGCCTGTTCAGGGGCAG TTTAACTTCGAGGGAAGATACGACCTGGTGAAATTCATCAGAGAAATACATGCCCAAGGTCTCTATGTAAGCCTCAGAATAGGCCCCTTTGTCGAGTCGGAGTGGAAATACGG AGGCTTACCCTTTTGGTTACGTGGTATCCCTAACATTACATTCAGATCTGACAACGAACCCTTCAAG AGGCATATGCAAAAGTTTGTTACCAAAATAGTGAACTTGATGAAGGATGAAAGACTATTCTACCCACAAGGAGGCCCCATAATCATATCACAG ATTGAAAATGAATATAAGCTAGTTGAGGCTGCATTTCATTCAAAAGGGTCGTCTTATGTTCACTGGGCAGCGGCAATGGCAGTAAATCTACAGACAGGTGTTCCATGGATGATGTGTAAGCAGGATGATGCCCCAGATCCAATT ATTAATACCTGCAATGGGCTCATCTGTGGGGAAACATTTCCAGGGCCAAATTCGCCAAACAAACCAGCTTTATGGACAGAAAACTGGACATCTCG CTATCCTTTATATGGTCAAGATCAAAGATATAGATCAGCAGCAGACCTTGCCTTTGCAGTGGCACTGTTTATAGCGAGAAAGAAAGGGAGCTTTGTAAACTACTACATG TACCATGGTGGAACAAACTTTGGAAGGGTTGCATCTTCCTATGTAACAACAAGCTATTATGATGGAGCCCCTCTTGATGAATATG GATTAATATGGCAACCGACATGGGCTCATCTCAGAGAACTGCACGCTGCAGTAAAGCAATCTGCAGAGACATTACTTTGGGGAGCATATTCTAATCATTCATTTGGTCAACAACAAGAG GGGCATGTTTTTGCAACAGATTCTGGGTGTGTGGCTTTCCTGGTAAACTTTGACATGCATAAGGTATCAACCATTCAATTTGGTGAAggggtgttccagctagctcctaAGTCCATCAGTATCCTCTCACAATGCAGGGATCTAATATTTGAAACAGGCAAG ATAAATGCTCAGCATGGTTTAAGAACAGCACAGGTAGTGCAACCTCTCAATCATGCTCATAGGTGGAAATTATTCAAAGAACCAATTCCTGCAGTACCAAGCAAAATCTCACATGTCAAAAACCAGCTATGCGAACACCTCTCAACTACAAAAGACGAAACAGATTATCTCTGGTACCTTTCCAT GTACAACTCTAGAAGAAATGAGAATGGTGACTTAGTGCTTAACGTTGAGGCACATGCACATATTTTACATGCTTTCATTAACAATGATTATGTTG GAAGTGTGCACGGGAGTCATGATAAACCTGGCAACATCGTTCTTAATGTATCTATTTCACTAAGGGAAGGACAAAACTCCATATCCCTGTTATGCGTCATGGTTGGTTCACCG GACTCTGGCGCATATATGGAGAGAAGAACCTTTGGAGTGCGAAAGATGAGCATAAAACGAAGACAGCAGAGACCACATTCCATAAACATTGAGCTGTGGAAACACCAA GTTGGTTTATATGGAGAAACAAATAAAATCTACACATCTGAAGGATCATCTCATGCAGAATGGACTGCATTTAGCAAATCCATACATCTGCCACTTATCTGGTATAAG ACAACATTTGACGCACCATGGGGAAATGATCCTGTGACATTGAACCTAACTAGTATGGGAAAGGGTGAAGTGTGGATTAATGGACAGAGCATTGGACGGTACTGGGTCTCCTTCAAAACCCCCAGTGGGCAATCTTCTCAATCCAT GTATCATATACCTCGATATTTTCTGAAGACTGGAGAGAACCTCCTAGTCCTCATGGAGGAAACTGGTGGCGACCCACTACAGATAACAGTAAACACAATGTCCATTACCAGAATCTATGGTACTGTCAGCGAGTTCTCTACACCATCTCTCTTGTCACGCGAAAATCATCCAGCTGTTCACCTCCGATGCGAGAAAGGCAAACACATAACAGATATCGAATTCGCAAGCTTTGGAAATCCTGTCCAAGACTGCAGAGGGTCTGGACAGAGCTGCCAAGGAAGTTGCCACGCAGAAATATCTGAATTCGTTGTGAAGAAT GCTTGCCTAGGAAGAAGGAAGTGCGTCCTTCCAGTATGGGCAAACAAGTTTGGAGGTGACCCATGCCCTAGAATTGAAAAATCCCTTTCTGTTGCGGCGATCTGTGGATGA